The genomic stretch CGAATGACGGTCCCGGATGCGTCGCGTACGTGTTCACAGCGTTCATTGATGTAACGAACTTCACCAGTGTCTTTGCGTAGAATCCGGTACTCGAACTCATCCGCTTCTATGCCCATCCGAACCGAGACTGAATGCTTACAGGCCAAGGTCTCCCGGTCCAGCGGATGAACTCTTTCGAGAAAGCCCGTATATGTCGGGGTAAGTTCCTGCGGTGTGCAACCAAAGAGGCGGTAGGCTTCGTCCGAACATGTCAGGCCGTTGGTCGCCATGTCCCGCGTCCAGCTTCCAAGCTGGGCAAGTTGTTCTGCCTTGGCCAGAAGCGCGCTCTTTTGCTGCAATGCATCCTCGGCACGCTTGCGTTGTCGCAGGATCATGACCAGCCTGACGACAAGTCCCAGCAGCATGAGGCAAAGCACCGCAAGTGCGAGCAGGAACACTTGAGTACGGGTCGCCAAAGCCGCTTCGGCCTTCTTTTGGTCGGTAATATCATGAATAATGGAGTATAAAAGTCCCTCCTCGCCAGTGTGAACACGACTGCTGAAGACAGCGACGTCACGAATGGAGGCATCGGCCCTGCGGTGACGAAATTCGAAGAAGGTGCGAGCACGGCTTTCGGCCCGTTGCATCTCCTGTTTCACCTCGTCGGGGGAAAGAGTATTGATATTCTGGATGAACATTCCCACCAGTTGGTCCCGGGGCCAGCCATAATAGTCGACGGCAGCCACGTTGGCATCGCGGATCTCGCCTGTGTTGGGGTCAATCAGCAACATGACCGCGGCATGGTCGTTGAACAAGGCACTGTTGAGTTCCTCACTTTGTTGGAGCTGGCTCTCTGCTTTTTTCCGATCCATGATACCAAGTCCGATGAGGTTGCCCTCCATCTGTCCATACCATGGCGATCCAACATCTTCGGATTGTCCATTCCGCGTCTCGATAGGCATGGCTGCCAGCAAAAAAAATACAGTAAACAGCGAGCTGATAATGCGAGAAGAAATTTTGCGATCCGGCCTTTGGTGATCATGAATGGCTCTGGTTTTCATGCATCCTCCACCTCACGCAACAGTTCATTTTCACAGGTTCTTGAGCCTTATGCCTCATGCTCCACCTTAGCGTTAATAAAAATGGCCTCCCTGAAGCTCCGTCGGAAGCGTCAGTCCGCGGATGGTTTTTGGGAAGGTAATTTACAAGCAGTCAATGCTAGCTCCATTTATCACCTTGAATTTTCTTCAGCACCTTCTCCAAATCTTCGATCCCCACCGGCTTGCCCAGGTAGTCGTCCATGCCCGCGGCCAGGAATTTTTCCCGGTCGCCGGGCTGGGTATGGGCGGTCACGGCGATGATGGGCGTATGGGGAGAGGGTGGAGGGATGAGACCTGAAACCTGAGTGCCAGAGGTCCGATGTCCCTTCGCTGACGTCCTGTCTCCATCCTCTGACTTCTGGCTTCCGGCTTCTGACTCCTGACTTCTTATCCGTTGTGTCGCTTCCACACCGGTCATTACCGGCATCTGGATGTCCATAAGAATGCAGTCGAAGTCTCTCGTCTGGAAGAGGTCCACGGCTTCCTGGCCGTTGTTGGCCACGGTGACGGCGTGTCCGAGTTTTTTCAGCACGTGGGTCATGAACATCTGGTTCAGGGAGTCGTCCTCGGCGAGAAGGATCTTCAGGTGTTCTTTCCTCACCCTGGGCACTGCGGCATGGGCGGTTTTCGCGGCGTCCCTGGCCGGGAGAGTGAAAGGCAGAATGACATGGACGGTGGTTCCCTGGCCGACCTCGCTTTCCACGCAGCCGTTTCCGTTCATCATTCCCATGAGCCGCTTGACGATGGACAGCCCCAGGCCGGCACCCTGGTAGGACCGGGTATACGTGCCGTCCACCTGGACAAAGGGCTTGAACAAGGAGGCCAGCTTGTCGTCCGGGATGCCGATGCCAGTATCGGAAATGGAGAACATGGCTCGCAAATCGCCGCCTTTGGCCGCGGACAGGGGGATCAGCCGGACATGGACCGCCCCCCTGTCCGAGAATTTCATGGCGTTGCCCACCAGGTTGAACAGGATCTGCTTGACCCGTGCAACGTCGCCCACGACGCTTCGGGGCATGGCCGGATCAACGGTCAGATCCAGGTCAAGACCCTTTTCCCGAGCGCGGAGGTGGAACAGGTCCAGGACGGATTCCAGGGCTTCAGCGGGGTTGAACTCGGACATGGTCAGGCTCGCCTTGCCCGCTTCGAAACTGGAAATGTCCAGGATGTCCGAAAGCAGCCGAGTAAAACGCTTGGAAGACTCGATGGCCGCGGCCACGAACTCCTGCTGCTCCGCGTCCAAGGGTGTGGTCTGCAGGAGCTGCATCATGCCCATGATCCCGTTGAAGGGCGTGCGCAGTTCATGGCTCATATTGGCCAGGAATTCGGACTTGGCGATATTGGCCGCTTCGGCCTGCTCCTTGGCCGTCACCAGGGCTCGTTCCGCTTCCTTGCGACCGGTGATGTCGTGAACAATGGAATGTAGGTGAATCCTTCCGCTTGATTCGATGGGGCTGCTGAATATTTCCACATCACGAATCTCCCCGTTGGCCAGCCTGTGCCGGGCCTCAAAGTAAACGCATTTATCGGCTGCGGCCTTCTGCATGTTGGCCCTGATTTGATCCGGAGGCAGGGTGTTGATATCAAAAACATACTTGGATCTGAGTTGCTCTCGGGACCATCCGTAAAATTCAGCGGCAGCCTGGTTGGCATTCACTATGACAGCGCTCACCGGGTCCACCATCAGCTTGATGGCTGCATGCTGTTCAAACAGGCTCCGGAAGAGGGTCTCGCTCTGCTCCAGTGCCTCGGTCGCACGCTTCTTTTCCAGCCGTTCTTTCCCTCTTTCCAGGGCGGCCAGTGCCGCTTGCCCCAGCCGCATGATCCGCTCCTTCAGAATGTAATCCCAGGCCCCGGCCTGCATGCAGGCCACCGCGGTTTCCTCGTTGATGGAGCCGGTAATGATGATGAAAGGCGTGTCCGGAGCATGTTCTTGGGCCAGTTTGAGGGCGGTAAGGCCGTCGAACTGGGGCATGGAGTAGTCGGAGAGGATGATGTCCGGTTGAAACGAATCCAGGGCCGCCAGAAAGTCCGGAGCGGTTTCCACAACAAGATAGCTGGTTTCGGGTAATACCTCCCGGACTTCATGCTCCACCAGCATGGCGTCCGTGGGCAGGTCCTCGATGATCAATACCTTTGTCGATTCAGACATGAGTGCTCCCTATTGTTGATTCGATTTCTTCAATTTCATTCCCACCTAATTGAGGGTGAACGAAAACGTTGCTCCCTTGTCCGGCTCGCCATGTGCCCAGATCTGGCCGTCGTGGCGCGTGATGATCTGCTGGACAATAGCCAGCCCGACGCCTGTGCCCACGAATTCCTTGGAGGAATGCAGACGAGTGAAGACGCCGAAAAGCTTGTGTACATGCCGCATGTCGAATCCCGCGCCGTTGTCTTGGACATGGTAGACCAGCTGTCCGTTTTTTCGTTCCGCGCGGACTTGGACCACGGGATGCTCCTGTTTGGATGAAAATTTGACCGCATTGGCCAGCAGATTTTGCCAGACTTGGCGTAACAGAGCCGGGTCAGCCTCGGTAGAGGGCAGGTCCTGCACCTGAAAATCCACCCGGGCCGCGTCTTCGGTTACCCTCAGTTCATCAATGACCGCCCGGACCATGGCCGTCATATCGATGAGCGAAACGTGCAGGGTCTTGCGACCGGCCCGGCAAAACAGCAACAAGTCGTCGATCAGCAGGCCCATGGCCGTGGCATTGTCCGTGATCATGGCGCACAGTTTTCGGCCCTCCTCGGAAAGTCCCGTGGCGTGCTTGTCCAGCAGAATACGGGTCAGCCCGGTCACTCCCCGCAGCGGTGCGCGTAAATCATGGGATACGGAATAGCTGAACGCCTCAAGCTGCTTGTTGGCCTCCTCGAGGTTTTTGGTCCGCTCGTGCACCCGCTCTTCCAGTTCCAGGTTGAGCCGCCGAAGCGCTTCTTTGGCCTCCTTGCGCTGGTCGATCTCTTGTTTGAGTTGCACCGCATGGTTTTGGACCTCCTCATACAGACGGGCGTTGTTCATGACCTGCGCGGCCTGATCGGCGAACCCTTGCAGCAGGGCAATCTCCTCTTCTTGGATTGTTCGTGCTGTTGTAATGTCGGAGAGGATCAGCACGCCGAGGGACTGGTCCTTGAGGCGGATGGGCAGATAGAGAATCGAACGCAGGTTCACTGAACGGACAATTTCTTGCTCTGTCGGAGTGAGGTTTGCCGTCGCTGTGTCAGCCATAACCACAGGTTTTCCTGTGGCCAGGGATTTCGCAAGATGGGGGTGATCAATCAAAGGAGCATAGCGGAATTTTTCTGGAAAATCATAGGGTAAGACGGGGGTTGCTGCCGTTATGCGAACATGCTCCCCTTCCAGCAAATAAACTGCTCCAGTGGAGAAGTTCATGGCCTCAACCGCGTAGTCCGTAACCGCCTGGACCACCGAACTCGTTTCAAGCGAAGATGAAACAGCCTGGCTGATCCGCAGAAAGGCTGCAAGCCGTTGATTTGATTCCTGCAACGCTCCCAGAGCTGTCTCCGCACGCTCCCGGGCCGCGTTGGCGTCCTGCATCTGGTTGAGCAGGGCAAGGCGCATCTCGGCGTTTTGTTCCAGTTTGGCTTCCTGATGTGCGCGCAGTTCATCTTCCGCCCGGCGCAGTTCCGTGACATCCAGAAAACTGCACAGTACCCCGCTGTTGAATCCAGCGGAGAAAAGCTGAACAGTGCGCTCAGCTCC from Desulfonatronum thiodismutans encodes the following:
- a CDS encoding hybrid sensor histidine kinase/response regulator is translated as MSESTKVLIIEDLPTDAMLVEHEVREVLPETSYLVVETAPDFLAALDSFQPDIILSDYSMPQFDGLTALKLAQEHAPDTPFIIITGSINEETAVACMQAGAWDYILKERIMRLGQAALAALERGKERLEKKRATEALEQSETLFRSLFEQHAAIKLMVDPVSAVIVNANQAAAEFYGWSREQLRSKYVFDINTLPPDQIRANMQKAAADKCVYFEARHRLANGEIRDVEIFSSPIESSGRIHLHSIVHDITGRKEAERALVTAKEQAEAANIAKSEFLANMSHELRTPFNGIMGMMQLLQTTPLDAEQQEFVAAAIESSKRFTRLLSDILDISSFEAGKASLTMSEFNPAEALESVLDLFHLRAREKGLDLDLTVDPAMPRSVVGDVARVKQILFNLVGNAMKFSDRGAVHVRLIPLSAAKGGDLRAMFSISDTGIGIPDDKLASLFKPFVQVDGTYTRSYQGAGLGLSIVKRLMGMMNGNGCVESEVGQGTTVHVILPFTLPARDAAKTAHAAVPRVRKEHLKILLAEDDSLNQMFMTHVLKKLGHAVTVANNGQEAVDLFQTRDFDCILMDIQMPVMTGVEATQRIRSQESEAGSQKSEDGDRTSAKGHRTSGTQVSGLIPPPSPHTPIIAVTAHTQPGDREKFLAAGMDDYLGKPVGIEDLEKVLKKIQGDKWS
- a CDS encoding ATP-binding protein, with protein sequence MTHAPRERPEITLRIFLSGLIWVSLLPLLLMGAWLAWDSKRTALMEQENSAKRLASNFMTTMDEYLDARMQALNLLAATPMLDDPARWPEFYALAQSFQRFFDGHVILAEADEPRRMLLNTRAPLGAQLPVLPRADRQSSVSMAIAHGRPAVGDIVFGPVAGEPLNCIAAPVVRHGEIVFVLLSTFATSLLQEQADRFELPPDWAMYLRDGSGNVIAQRLPPEFDVGPDESPERRFEVQSTVGPWFVEMVIPDRVWLSLRVHSAIPILLGLLATTLVGVLGARLASNRLQRAVASLVGPPPTKPAARIVEIEEVRRLLASTQEELRNSELYFQRLFEDAPVALALSNQEGVILSRNTRFDELTGYSADETSTWAEWWSRVCPEPELQTKVLADWESTIATPDATSVEHGIRRKDGAERTVQLFSAGFNSGVLCSFLDVTELRRAEDELRAHQEAKLEQNAEMRLALLNQMQDANAARERAETALGALQESNQRLAAFLRISQAVSSSLETSSVVQAVTDYAVEAMNFSTGAVYLLEGEHVRITAATPVLPYDFPEKFRYAPLIDHPHLAKSLATGKPVVMADTATANLTPTEQEIVRSVNLRSILYLPIRLKDQSLGVLILSDITTARTIQEEEIALLQGFADQAAQVMNNARLYEEVQNHAVQLKQEIDQRKEAKEALRRLNLELEERVHERTKNLEEANKQLEAFSYSVSHDLRAPLRGVTGLTRILLDKHATGLSEEGRKLCAMITDNATAMGLLIDDLLLFCRAGRKTLHVSLIDMTAMVRAVIDELRVTEDAARVDFQVQDLPSTEADPALLRQVWQNLLANAVKFSSKQEHPVVQVRAERKNGQLVYHVQDNGAGFDMRHVHKLFGVFTRLHSSKEFVGTGVGLAIVQQIITRHDGQIWAHGEPDKGATFSFTLN